The Sphingomonas aliaeris genome segment ATGACAGATCAGGGAGTTGGCTATGAGCGACGATACTTCACGCAACGTCGCCTTGTTGATCGACGCCGATAATGCCCAACCGGCGTCGCTCGACCCCGTCCTGACGGTGCTCGCCGATCTGGGCGCGGTGAACGTCCGGCGGGCTTACGGCAACTGGTCCAAACCCGGACTCAAGACCTGGGCCGCGCTGACGCTGAAGCATGGGATCGAGCCGCAGCAACAGTTCGACATCACCAAGGGCAAGAACGCGACCGACATGAAGATGACGGTCGATGCGATGGACCTGCTGTATCGCGGACGCGTGACAGGGTTCGGCATCATGTCGTCGGACAGCGATTTCATGCCGCTGGTCATGCGTATTCGGCAGGAAGGATTGCCGGTCTATGGGTTCGGATCCTCGCGAACGCCGGAAGGGTTCCGGCAGGCCTGCACGCGCTTCATCGACGTGACCGGACTGGCCGTGCAGGAGGAAATGCCGCTTCCGCCCGCCATATTGCCCAAGGCTGCCGGCGCGGCTGGCGCGGCGCCATCGACGGCCGCAAAGCCGAAAGCCAAGCCGGAAACTGCGCCGGCCAAGGATGTCGCGCTGCCGGTCGGAGAGGATCTGGTGAAACTGCTCGGCGATGCGTGGAAAGCGGCGAAGCGCGATGCGGAGGGGTTTGCCAGCGTGTCAGAAGTGGGACGCATCGCGGGCAACCGGTCGAGTTTCGACGTGCGCAGTTATGGGTTCGCCAAGCTGGGCGACCTGATCGCGACGCTGCCCGAGTTCCGCAGCGAGACGCGCGAGGGCAGGACGTATGTGAAGAGGGTACGATGATGACGCGCAAGGTTCTGCTCGCTGTGAGTGCGATCGCGCTGCTGGGGGCTGCGAAGGCTCCGGTCTCGCCGGACCCTTCCCGCCTGTCCGAAACGGTGAAGGTGCTGGCGTCGGACGCGTTCGAGGGGCGCAACCCGGGAACGGCCGGCGAGACGAAGACGGTCGAGTATCTCGTCGCGCGCTTCAAGGCGCTCGGGCTGCAACCCGGTGGGCCGGACGGGAAGTGGGTGCAGACCGTCCCGATGATCCACACGCGGTTGGGCGACGGTCCGATCGCGGTGATCGGTGCCGACGGGAAGCGCGTCCCGCTTGCCCGCCCGGCGGATATCAACCTGACGACGGTCGGTGCTGCGCCGAAGATCGATATCTCCGGCGCGCCGATGGTGTTCGTAGGGTACGGCGTGAACGCACCGGAGGCGAAGTGGGACGATTTCAAGGGCGTGGACCTGAAGGGCAAGGTCGCCGTGTTCCTGGTCAACGATCCCGATTTCGAAGCGGCGGCGGGCGATGATGCGTCCGGCCGGTTCGGCGGCAAGCGGATGACCTATTACGGGCGCGGGACTTACAAGTTCGACGAGGCGGCGCGGCGGGGTGCAGTCGCTGCGCTGATCGTCCACGATACGGGCGGCGCGGGGTATGGCTGGAGCACGGTGTCCGCCAATCAGGGCGAGAATTACGACATCGTTCGCGGTCCGGACGACCGGCGCGTGCCGTTGCAAGGATGGATCGCGCATGACGTCGCGGACCGGCTGTTCGCGGGCGCCGGGCTGGATCTGAACGCGCTTCGCGTGGCGGCCCGTTCCGCGAGTTTCAAACCGGTCGAACTGCCGATGCGCTTTGCGGCGTCGCTGCCGGTGCAGATCGACCGCATCGAGAGTGCCAACGTGCTGGCGAAGCTGCCCGGTCGGACGCGGCCGAACGAGAGCGTCATGTTCGGCGCGCATTGGGATGCGTACGGCAAGGGCCAGCCCGAGGCGGGTGGCAAGACGATCCGCCCCGGTGCCAATGACGATGCGCTTGGCGTCGCGGGCGTGTTGGAACTGGCGCGATTGTTCAAGGCGGGGGCGCAACCCGACCGGTCGATGGTCTTCGCGCTGTGGACGGGGGAAGAGCGCGGGCTTCTGGGTTCGGAATATTATGCGACGCATCCGGTCTATCCGCTGGCGACGACGGTGGCGAACCTGACGCTGGATATCCTGCAGACCGCCGGCCCGGCGAAGGACGTCATCCTCGTCGGTGCAGGTAATTCGACGCTGGATACGCTGCTGGCCGAAGCGGCGACGGCGCAGGGGCGGACGATCACACCGGAGACGTTCAGCGAGCGCGGCTTGTTCTACCGCGCCGACCATTTCTCCGTCGTCCGCAAGGGCGTGCCGTCGCTGTTGCTGATGGCGCTTGGCGGTGCGCCGGATCTGAAGGCCGGTGGCCGGGTGGCGGGCCAGAAGTGGCTGGACGGGTATATGGCCTGCTATCACAAGACGTGCGACGAATGGTCCGCAAGCTGGGATCTGCGCGGGGCGGCCGAGGATGTCGGCCTGTTCCACGTCATGGGGGCGCGACTGGCGAAGGCCGGCGTCTGGCCGGAATGGAGCGCCGGATCGGAATTCCAGGGCGTCCGATCGACGACCAAAGCTTCGCGAAGATGACACGCGGTAACGC includes the following:
- a CDS encoding NYN domain-containing protein, producing the protein MSDDTSRNVALLIDADNAQPASLDPVLTVLADLGAVNVRRAYGNWSKPGLKTWAALTLKHGIEPQQQFDITKGKNATDMKMTVDAMDLLYRGRVTGFGIMSSDSDFMPLVMRIRQEGLPVYGFGSSRTPEGFRQACTRFIDVTGLAVQEEMPLPPAILPKAAGAAGAAPSTAAKPKAKPETAPAKDVALPVGEDLVKLLGDAWKAAKRDAEGFASVSEVGRIAGNRSSFDVRSYGFAKLGDLIATLPEFRSETREGRTYVKRVR
- a CDS encoding M28 family peptidase; its protein translation is MMTRKVLLAVSAIALLGAAKAPVSPDPSRLSETVKVLASDAFEGRNPGTAGETKTVEYLVARFKALGLQPGGPDGKWVQTVPMIHTRLGDGPIAVIGADGKRVPLARPADINLTTVGAAPKIDISGAPMVFVGYGVNAPEAKWDDFKGVDLKGKVAVFLVNDPDFEAAAGDDASGRFGGKRMTYYGRGTYKFDEAARRGAVAALIVHDTGGAGYGWSTVSANQGENYDIVRGPDDRRVPLQGWIAHDVADRLFAGAGLDLNALRVAARSASFKPVELPMRFAASLPVQIDRIESANVLAKLPGRTRPNESVMFGAHWDAYGKGQPEAGGKTIRPGANDDALGVAGVLELARLFKAGAQPDRSMVFALWTGEERGLLGSEYYATHPVYPLATTVANLTLDILQTAGPAKDVILVGAGNSTLDTLLAEAATAQGRTITPETFSERGLFYRADHFSVVRKGVPSLLLMALGGAPDLKAGGRVAGQKWLDGYMACYHKTCDEWSASWDLRGAAEDVGLFHVMGARLAKAGVWPEWSAGSEFQGVRSTTKASRR